One Phaseolus vulgaris cultivar G19833 chromosome 2, P. vulgaris v2.0, whole genome shotgun sequence DNA window includes the following coding sequences:
- the LOC137809413 gene encoding protein MAIN-LIKE 2-like, translating to MAKTRGGGSQGHDRTRPTASVRRRDRGVVEERIGDVNIDNDNQQELHDDRQMDQGEGFPGGPSNMSLLVNFADHVVVKLWDGEDRGELKLVSHDRKLRKFGMPHAEIEVLIQNSGLFSLCNISYEVGDMGLISAFVERWHAETNSFHLPIGEMTITLDDVSSLLHLPILGQFPTYVPLEYNGAATILTELLGVEEARGKAEMRQCRGVHGIFRRIVSILQRMIDCLQVTEGTDAYESTKAALHLARSVTDDGAVYTRRSRNVRGRR from the exons ATGGCTAAAACAAGAGGTGGTGGATCTCAAGGTCATGATCGAACAAGACCAACGGCATCCGTCCGTAGAAGAGATCGAGGTGTTGTGGAGGAAAGAATTGGTGATGTTAATATTGATAATGACAATCAACAAGAATTACATGATGATAGGCAAATGGACCAGGGAGAAGGGTTTCCTGGAGGACCTTCTAATATGTCTTTGCTGGTAAATTTTGCCGACCATGTTGTTGTTAAGCTTTGGGATGGTGAG GATCGGGGAGAACTTAAATTGGTATCCCACGATAGGAAATTACGTAAATTTGGGATGCCTCATGCTGAGATTGAAGTTCTTATACAAAATTCTGGATTATTTAGTCTGTGCAATATAAGCTATGAGGTGGGGGACATGGGGTTGATTTCAGCCTTTGTTGAAAGGTGGCATGCTGAGACAAACTCCTTCCACCTTCCCATAGGTGAGATGACCATCACACTTGATGATGTGTCATCTCTTTTACACCTACCCATTTTGGGTCAATTCCCTACGTATGTGCCCTTAGAGTACAACGGAGCTGCAACTATTTTAACTGAGTTATTAGGGGTGGAGGAGGCTCGTGGGAAGGCTGAGATGAGGCAGTGTCGAGGCGTCCAC GGTATATTTAGGCGCATTGTTAGTATTCTCCAACGCATGATAGATTGTCTTCAGGTCACTGAAGGCACTGACGCATATGAGAGTACAAAGGCAGCACTGCATTTAGCCCGAAGCGTGACAGATGACGGGGCGGTGTACACTAGACGATCACGTAATGTTCGTGGACGTCgttga